One part of the Bacteroidales bacterium genome encodes these proteins:
- a CDS encoding FtsX-like permease family protein, translating into MILTVAWRNIWRNKRRTLITVASIFFALFFGLLIRSLQIGTFGKIANDAVSSYVGHIQIHQKGYWEEKIINNVFERNNEIEIKILQHESVKSIVPRIESFALASAGVRTKGCMIIGIDPDRENNMSSIASKITEGQYLKQDDIGAIIGDKLASFLDLKIGDTLVMIGQGYHAVSAAGLYPIRGIVHFPSPELNGRAVYLTLPMAQDFYSLNNQLTSMSILLNDNDDIAEVKKYIEEITGDKEYEIMDWSELLVELQQLIESKQVSSNFMVGLLYMIVGFGVFGTIVMMTVERWREFGLLAAVGMKKIRLILTVFIETIFLGFLGLLAGFAVSLPIMIYFYKNPIILVGEMAATYEEMGFEGVMVASVDLPFMINQIIVVAVIVLIAVCYPVFKLIKLKPAQAMKA; encoded by the coding sequence ATGATACTAACCGTTGCTTGGCGAAATATTTGGCGGAATAAACGCAGAACATTGATCACTGTTGCTTCAATCTTTTTTGCGCTTTTCTTCGGATTATTAATTCGCTCTTTACAAATCGGGACTTTCGGAAAAATAGCAAATGATGCTGTTTCATCATATGTCGGACACATTCAAATACATCAAAAAGGATATTGGGAAGAAAAAATCATTAACAATGTTTTTGAACGAAATAATGAAATTGAGATAAAGATCCTTCAACATGAATCAGTCAAATCCATTGTTCCGCGAATTGAGTCTTTTGCTTTGGCTTCTGCAGGAGTAAGAACTAAAGGCTGTATGATTATAGGAATAGATCCTGATAGGGAAAATAATATGAGTAGTATTGCTTCTAAAATTACGGAGGGTCAATATCTTAAACAAGATGATATCGGTGCAATAATCGGAGACAAACTGGCTTCGTTTCTTGACTTAAAAATTGGCGATACCTTAGTTATGATAGGACAAGGCTATCATGCTGTGTCAGCTGCCGGTCTATATCCGATTAGAGGAATTGTTCATTTTCCTTCACCTGAACTAAACGGTCGTGCGGTTTATTTAACGCTTCCCATGGCTCAAGATTTTTATTCTTTAAACAACCAATTAACCAGTATGTCAATATTGCTGAATGATAATGATGATATAGCTGAAGTAAAAAAGTACATTGAAGAAATAACCGGAGATAAAGAGTATGAAATAATGGATTGGAGTGAATTATTAGTTGAACTGCAACAATTGATCGAATCAAAACAGGTAAGTTCCAATTTTATGGTGGGTCTTTTATATATGATCGTAGGCTTTGGTGTATTCGGTACAATTGTAATGATGACGGTTGAACGTTGGCGAGAATTTGGCTTGCTGGCTGCTGTCGGCATGAAAAAAATAAGATTAATACTTACTGTTTTTATTGAAACGATTTTCTTAGGTTTCTTAGGTTTGCTTGCCGGCTTTGCTGTCTCATTACCAATAATGATTTATTTCTATAAAAACCCAATTATACTTGTGGGAGAAATGGCTGCAACTTACGAAGAAATGGGCTTTGAGGGTGTCATGGTAGCCTCTGTAGATCTTCCTTTCATGATCAACCAAATTATAGTTGTTGCCGTAATCGTCCTTATTGCTGTCTGTTATCCTGTTTTTAAACTTATAAAATTAAAACCGGCTCAAGCTATGAAAGCCTAA
- a CDS encoding oligosaccharide flippase family protein: MHRFPLLRKKLKHKFVKNFFTLLSGSVLGQVIIFLTIPFLTRLFSEEVFGIYMLYSSTVFLSKIIVTLRYELAIILPKRDKDAINLFAFNIAIVFLLSLLLFLLIILFHDNIVAVLKIRKIAYFIYFVPLSVFFLGNITAFNYWNNRNDTFKNISIGLVSKSATMSVSQLLIGISHFKAIGLVPGMIAGQFINLLVVIKLSMNRITKSIKHVSIKRMLYLASKYRDIPLFNTILNFTNTLSNELPVLLITRFFGLDAVGIYGLAAKVAKAPPGIIGQSISQVFFNEASKVYNAGGDLFELIKKTYKNLFLTSFVVFIPLFAISFFLDYIFGENWIDVGTYVRVLLPWLFCGFLSGPVSSLIVILNKQKTILIYHILLLASRFTAIYLGYVLYNDILVSLMFFSAVGVFFNLLILIYFFRISKQSVHQKHKVYK, translated from the coding sequence ATGCACCGATTTCCTCTTTTAAGAAAAAAATTAAAACATAAGTTTGTTAAAAACTTTTTTACACTTCTTTCAGGATCAGTTCTGGGACAAGTAATAATATTTCTGACTATACCCTTTCTTACTCGCTTATTTTCTGAAGAAGTATTTGGAATATATATGTTGTATTCTTCCACTGTTTTTTTGTCAAAAATTATTGTAACTCTTCGTTACGAGTTGGCTATAATATTACCGAAACGAGATAAAGATGCAATTAATTTATTTGCATTTAATATTGCAATTGTATTTCTTTTAAGTTTGCTTTTATTCCTGTTAATAATACTTTTTCACGATAACATTGTTGCGGTACTTAAAATTCGGAAAATTGCATACTTTATTTATTTTGTACCTTTGAGTGTCTTTTTTCTCGGTAATATTACAGCTTTCAATTATTGGAATAACAGAAATGATACTTTTAAAAACATTTCAATAGGACTTGTAAGTAAATCGGCTACAATGAGTGTGTCGCAACTATTAATCGGTATAAGTCATTTTAAAGCAATAGGCTTAGTTCCGGGAATGATAGCAGGACAATTTATTAATCTGTTGGTTGTAATAAAATTGTCAATGAACAGAATAACGAAATCTATTAAACATGTATCAATAAAAAGAATGCTTTATCTTGCATCAAAATATCGAGATATCCCATTATTCAACACAATTTTAAACTTTACAAATACTCTGTCGAATGAATTGCCTGTTTTACTTATTACGAGATTTTTCGGACTTGATGCTGTAGGAATATACGGTTTAGCTGCAAAAGTGGCAAAAGCACCTCCGGGAATAATAGGACAATCAATCAGCCAAGTCTTTTTTAACGAAGCAAGTAAAGTATATAATGCGGGGGGAGACTTATTTGAGCTAATAAAAAAAACATATAAAAACCTCTTTCTTACTTCGTTTGTAGTATTTATTCCCTTATTTGCAATTTCTTTTTTTCTTGATTATATTTTTGGTGAAAACTGGATTGATGTAGGTACTTATGTGAGAGTTTTATTACCTTGGTTATTTTGTGGATTTTTAAGCGGTCCGGTTTCATCACTTATTGTAATTCTAAACAAACAGAAAACTATTTTAATTTACCATATCCTTTTACTTGCTTCACGATTTACAGCAATTTATTTAGGATATGTTTTATATAATGATATTTTAGTTTCACTTATGTTTTTTTCGGCTGTGGGAGTTTTCTTTAATTTACTTATTCTAATTTATTTTTTCAGAATATCAAAACAATCAGTTCATCAAAAACATAAAGTTTATAAATAA
- a CDS encoding acyltransferase, producing the protein MRKLALIFFKIFYKQMDISTFYSVKKLALIFFMQKIIGINRKVPWPVHFTSQVKGYKKIEKLTQKNPGSALGCYIDGRNGIILEKNVLIGPNVSIISRNHSPIFYTEYSENPPIIIRKNSLLSSGCIILAGVELGEHTIVAAGSVVTKSFKEKNQLIGGNPAKLIKKTDDYKE; encoded by the coding sequence ATGAGAAAATTAGCTCTGATATTCTTCAAGATATTCTATAAACAGATGGATATTTCTACTTTTTATTCTGTAAAAAAGTTAGCTCTAATCTTTTTTATGCAAAAAATAATAGGAATAAATCGTAAGGTCCCTTGGCCTGTTCATTTTACATCACAAGTAAAAGGCTATAAAAAAATTGAAAAACTCACCCAAAAAAATCCGGGAAGTGCTTTGGGTTGTTATATAGATGGCAGAAACGGTATAATCTTAGAAAAAAACGTTTTGATCGGACCGAATGTTTCTATCATCAGTAGAAATCATTCTCCAATATTTTACACTGAATATTCTGAAAATCCTCCGATAATAATCAGAAAAAATTCTCTTTTATCCTCCGGTTGTATAATTTTAGCCGGTGTTGAATTGGGAGAACATACAATTGTCGCTGCCGGTTCTGTAGTAACTAAATCGTTTAAAGAAAAAAATCAATTAATTGGTGGTAATCCTGCGAAACTTATTAAAAAAACAGATGATTATAAAGAATAA
- a CDS encoding four helix bundle protein: MDKQNLIKRTKKFAHRCVKLALGLPDTKLGLHIQGQLIRCSTSVAANYRAACLAQSKKSFIAKISIVLEEADETAFWLEFIIDEKLMKRERVSDLLNEAEELTSIFFSSRKTARGNL; encoded by the coding sequence ATGGATAAACAAAATTTAATAAAAAGAACAAAAAAATTTGCTCACAGATGTGTAAAATTAGCTCTTGGATTACCTGACACAAAACTTGGATTACATATTCAAGGGCAATTAATAAGATGTTCAACTTCTGTTGCTGCAAATTACAGAGCAGCGTGTTTGGCTCAATCTAAAAAAAGTTTTATTGCAAAAATTAGTATCGTCCTTGAGGAAGCAGACGAAACAGCATTTTGGTTAGAATTTATAATAGATGAAAAATTAATGAAAAGGGAAAGAGTGTCTGATTTATTAAACGAAGCAGAAGAATTGACATCAATATTTTTTTCATCAAGAAAAACAGCAAGAGGAAACCTATAA
- a CDS encoding asparagine synthase C-terminal domain-containing protein: MKNVFLKNNKGFSWFCNEKVSVKGYFFDSENNYYSESKLISFFEDVYNEKDFINKIKEANGVFTVVIKHSDTIFTASDTTRMFPLFYTFKDKDLLISDDIIFLKNKLNITKINKQSANEFLAAAHTLGNSTLLENVFQLQSNEYIIFNKDEIKKQDFFFSYSTIKVNENSYTQQKKQAIEIFENAFGRMIKSLNNRHVALPLSGGYDSRFIATMLKKHNYENVTCFTYGRKNNSEIENSRKTAEKLNYKWVFVEYNSNLFNNYTNTNIFKEYAHFVGKASSMPLLQEYFAVKFLKDNKLIPQDSVFIPGHSGDLLGGSQLVKVVNEDLQISDISVLILKKKFFLYKLTKSKKKETQKRISKSLYNFNKDYKQCFVYSVFEDYDIKEKIAKFIFNSSSVYNFFDYEHRLPFWDTELLKFFKDVPFKYKKMKLLYDDILKNHYFMTFDLNFEKEIQPSLYNLYIQKIKNKIKPLLPNLIKKRLLKKKNTLNSDLLTKLMIKSFKDNNLPYQSNIKSYNSIILQWYLYFLKGLIK; the protein is encoded by the coding sequence ATGAAAAATGTTTTTTTAAAAAACAACAAAGGGTTTTCTTGGTTTTGCAATGAAAAGGTTTCTGTAAAAGGATACTTTTTCGATTCAGAGAATAATTATTACAGTGAATCAAAACTAATTTCATTTTTTGAAGATGTTTATAATGAAAAAGATTTTATTAATAAAATTAAAGAAGCAAACGGTGTCTTTACAGTGGTCATTAAACATTCTGACACTATTTTTACTGCATCTGACACAACCCGAATGTTTCCGTTATTTTATACTTTTAAAGATAAAGATCTGTTAATTAGTGACGATATTATATTTCTTAAAAACAAACTTAACATTACAAAAATTAACAAGCAATCAGCAAACGAGTTTTTAGCTGCTGCACATACTCTTGGAAACAGTACTTTACTTGAAAATGTTTTTCAACTCCAGTCTAATGAATATATAATTTTCAATAAGGATGAAATTAAAAAACAAGATTTCTTTTTTTCATATTCAACAATAAAAGTAAACGAAAATTCATACACTCAACAAAAAAAACAAGCAATAGAGATTTTTGAAAATGCTTTTGGCAGAATGATAAAATCTTTGAATAACAGACATGTAGCATTGCCTCTTAGTGGTGGTTATGATTCTCGGTTTATTGCAACAATGTTAAAAAAACATAATTACGAAAATGTAACATGTTTTACATATGGTCGTAAAAATAATTCAGAAATTGAGAATTCCCGCAAAACTGCCGAAAAATTAAATTATAAATGGGTTTTTGTAGAATATAACAGCAACCTTTTTAATAATTATACTAATACAAATATATTTAAGGAATATGCACACTTTGTAGGAAAAGCTTCGTCAATGCCTCTATTGCAAGAATATTTTGCGGTAAAATTTCTAAAAGATAATAAACTAATCCCGCAGGATTCCGTTTTTATACCCGGTCATTCGGGCGATCTTCTCGGAGGCAGCCAGTTAGTAAAAGTTGTTAATGAAGATTTACAAATATCAGATATCTCTGTTTTAATTTTAAAAAAGAAATTTTTTTTATACAAACTTACAAAGTCGAAAAAAAAAGAAACTCAAAAAAGGATAAGCAAATCTTTATATAATTTTAACAAAGATTACAAACAGTGTTTTGTATATTCTGTTTTCGAAGATTATGATATAAAAGAAAAAATTGCAAAATTTATATTTAATTCTTCAAGTGTTTATAACTTCTTCGATTATGAGCACAGACTTCCTTTTTGGGACACAGAACTTTTAAAATTTTTCAAAGATGTTCCTTTCAAATATAAAAAAATGAAACTTTTATACGATGATATTTTGAAAAACCACTACTTTATGACTTTTGACCTAAACTTTGAAAAGGAAATACAGCCTTCTTTGTATAATTTATATATTCAAAAAATTAAAAACAAAATAAAACCTTTGTTACCAAACTTAATCAAAAAAAGACTTTTAAAGAAAAAAAACACGCTGAATTCTGATCTTTTAACTAAACTGATGATAAAGTCTTTCAAAGATAACAATTTGCCGTATCAATCCAATATAAAGTCTTATAACAGCATCATCCTTCAGTGGTATCTTTACTTTTTAAAAGGTCTGATAAAATAG
- a CDS encoding Stp1/IreP family PP2C-type Ser/Thr phosphatase, protein MTKTQELKNFSYFGISHKGNIREKNEDEYSYFETVNGTFFIVCDGMGGIKGGKEAAETAVREIEKFASEEWFEDPVSLITESITRANNSVFYKFREKQLKPGTTIVLVMIRHNQIFYAHAGDSRLYYFTGKKLFQLTKDHSYVMELVEKKIITEEEARSHNRRNEITKAVGTHSFIDPTICKNPIVLADNDYILLCSDGLVNELSNKEISDILIKKEETQTKSEKLLNKALESGGNDNITVQLIKFYNTGREKNIDFLKQNINKRNNFFLPAAIVLLIIIIAFFVFIFKNELFKDKEYANEESSNKTNLLISINQNKDTLVQVLFKSGRNINEEIKKYNISEIETGHAISQKKKDAFVKYYIPVKAKYTNRAGKLLLTYPEITKDNIIDIIIVNNKTEIFLKPGETFLIPKEKQ, encoded by the coding sequence ATGACAAAAACACAAGAATTAAAAAATTTCAGTTATTTCGGCATTTCTCATAAAGGGAATATCAGAGAAAAGAATGAAGATGAGTATTCTTATTTTGAAACTGTAAACGGAACATTTTTTATTGTTTGTGACGGGATGGGAGGAATTAAAGGAGGTAAAGAGGCAGCAGAAACAGCTGTAAGAGAGATTGAAAAATTTGCTTCGGAAGAGTGGTTTGAAGACCCTGTAAGCTTAATCACAGAGTCAATAACCAGAGCAAATAATTCTGTTTTTTATAAATTCCGGGAAAAGCAATTAAAACCGGGAACAACAATTGTTCTGGTTATGATCAGACATAATCAAATTTTTTATGCACATGCGGGAGACAGCAGATTATATTATTTTACCGGAAAAAAACTTTTTCAATTGACCAAAGACCACTCTTATGTGATGGAATTGGTTGAAAAAAAGATAATTACGGAAGAGGAAGCAAGAAGTCACAATAGAAGAAATGAAATTACAAAAGCTGTCGGAACTCATAGTTTTATCGATCCGACAATATGTAAAAATCCGATTGTTCTTGCGGATAATGATTATATCTTGTTATGTTCCGACGGATTGGTGAATGAGTTATCAAATAAGGAAATTTCGGATATCCTTATCAAAAAAGAAGAAACACAAACCAAATCTGAAAAATTACTTAACAAAGCTTTGGAAAGCGGAGGGAATGATAATATTACAGTACAATTAATAAAATTTTACAATACCGGCAGAGAAAAGAATATTGACTTCTTAAAACAGAATATCAATAAACGTAATAATTTTTTTTTACCGGCAGCAATTGTTTTATTGATAATTATAATTGCTTTTTTTGTTTTTATTTTTAAAAATGAATTATTTAAAGATAAAGAATATGCAAATGAAGAATCATCAAATAAAACAAATCTGCTGATTAGTATTAATCAAAATAAAGACACATTAGTTCAAGTTTTATTTAAATCGGGAAGAAATATTAATGAAGAAATTAAAAAATATAATATTTCAGAGATTGAAACAGGACATGCAATAAGTCAAAAGAAAAAAGATGCCTTTGTTAAGTATTATATTCCGGTTAAAGCAAAATATACTAACAGAGCAGGTAAATTATTATTGACATATCCGGAAATAACAAAAGATAATATAATTGACATTATAATAGTTAATAATAAAACAGAAATATTTTTAAAACCGGGAGAAACTTTTTTAATCCCTAAGGAAAAGCAATAA
- a CDS encoding sulfotransferase, with protein sequence MKKIIYIAGLGHSGSTILDMCLGAHSKIVGLGEIYPVLTKVDKTRLFNNSTCSCGKKGIDCDFWGDAKALTETNKTTEEKYLDLISYFTDKYGEDVILLDSSKNTYPYLNFLKEKFELKVIFLTRDYRSWIYSRFSRTGKPMLYLGYRWLFENIKLLKILKKRKIQYFKVGYEEFALYPDLILKKICAFIELPFEETILNSKKTKSHIISGNIARTDKLKKSAVLYDAKWFISKRIMFIAPFFWFFSSFNNKYVYSNVKKGNIVAFGKKTENFYLFGDKRKEDHIKKFDN encoded by the coding sequence ATGAAAAAAATAATATATATCGCCGGTTTAGGTCATTCCGGATCAACAATTTTGGACATGTGTTTAGGAGCACATTCTAAAATAGTTGGCTTAGGTGAAATTTATCCTGTTTTAACCAAAGTCGATAAAACCCGGTTATTTAATAATTCTACTTGTTCGTGCGGGAAAAAAGGAATAGATTGTGATTTTTGGGGAGATGCAAAAGCACTAACAGAAACAAATAAAACTACTGAAGAAAAGTATCTTGATCTTATTTCATACTTTACAGATAAATATGGTGAAGATGTCATTTTATTAGATTCTTCTAAAAATACTTATCCGTATTTAAACTTTCTTAAAGAAAAATTTGAATTAAAAGTCATTTTTTTAACAAGAGACTACAGAAGCTGGATTTATTCCAGATTCTCAAGAACAGGAAAACCAATGCTTTATTTGGGTTACAGATGGTTGTTTGAAAATATTAAATTGTTGAAAATATTAAAAAAAAGAAAGATTCAATATTTTAAAGTTGGCTATGAGGAATTTGCTCTTTATCCTGATCTTATTTTGAAGAAAATTTGTGCTTTTATTGAACTCCCGTTTGAGGAAACAATTCTAAATTCTAAAAAAACAAAAAGTCATATAATTAGCGGTAACATTGCAAGAACAGATAAACTAAAAAAATCTGCTGTTTTATATGATGCAAAATGGTTTATATCAAAAAGGATAATGTTTATTGCTCCTTTTTTTTGGTTTTTTTCATCATTCAACAATAAATATGTATATTCAAATGTAAAAAAAGGGAATATCGTTGCTTTCGGGAAAAAAACAGAAAATTTTTATCTTTTCGGAGATAAAAGAAAAGAAGATCATATTAAAAAATTTGATAATTAA
- a CDS encoding TetR/AcrR family transcriptional regulator: MSPRTEEQFEEIRKAKKELIMNAALEEFAEHGYHATSINKITKRAGVSKGLPYNYFESKEALLKEIIKKAYNEIWVYFDPNHDGILTNEEFFYFIKQNFKVVKENVSFWKLFSATILQPNVSQIIEHDYDEKTKLHSNMLFDFFKRNNCENPEEELMIFTALMKGVIIMFIGNPLLVPLEKYESAILNFYKKKFK; this comes from the coding sequence ATGTCACCAAGAACAGAGGAGCAATTTGAAGAAATAAGAAAGGCCAAAAAAGAGCTTATTATGAATGCTGCTTTGGAAGAGTTTGCTGAACACGGCTATCATGCTACATCAATAAACAAAATAACAAAAAGAGCCGGAGTATCAAAAGGCTTACCTTATAATTATTTTGAAAGCAAAGAAGCATTACTCAAAGAAATTATAAAAAAAGCATATAATGAAATTTGGGTTTACTTTGATCCTAATCATGACGGGATTTTAACAAATGAAGAGTTCTTCTATTTTATAAAGCAAAATTTTAAAGTTGTTAAAGAAAATGTTTCCTTTTGGAAACTCTTTTCCGCAACGATATTACAACCGAATGTTTCTCAAATCATTGAACATGATTATGATGAAAAAACAAAACTGCATTCCAATATGCTTTTTGATTTCTTTAAAAGAAATAATTGCGAAAACCCGGAAGAGGAATTAATGATATTTACTGCACTTATGAAAGGCGTAATAATTATGTTTATAGGAAATCCTCTCCTTGTTCCGCTTGAAAAATATGAATCGGCAATATTAAATTTTTATAAGAAAAAATTTAAATAA
- a CDS encoding outer membrane lipoprotein-sorting protein, with protein MKHIKFITILSVLIFFSNSAFSQNAMEIVKKADEKFRGKSGYSEMTMTIVRPKWSRTVSFKSCNKGLDYSMTLVTDPAKEKGQTFLKRKNEMWSWNPKIRRLIKLPPSMMSQGWMGSDFSNDDLLKESSIVVDYTHKIVGTETYAGKTCYKIQLIPKEDAAVVWGKLVKWITKDGYLQLKTEYYDEDGYLIKTEKASKIKMMSGREIPTYFELIPEEEPGNKTIVVMDKVVYDINVSENFFSQQNMKKGMTLRFPIEY; from the coding sequence ATGAAACATATTAAATTCATAACAATATTAAGTGTTTTGATCTTTTTCTCAAACTCTGCATTTTCTCAAAATGCAATGGAAATTGTAAAAAAAGCTGATGAAAAATTTCGCGGAAAATCAGGTTACAGTGAAATGACAATGACAATTGTTCGGCCAAAATGGTCAAGAACAGTAAGTTTTAAAAGTTGTAACAAAGGTTTAGATTACTCAATGACATTAGTTACTGATCCGGCTAAAGAAAAAGGCCAAACGTTTTTAAAACGAAAAAATGAAATGTGGAGTTGGAACCCGAAGATCCGTCGATTGATAAAACTTCCGCCGTCAATGATGTCGCAAGGTTGGATGGGATCTGATTTTTCAAATGATGATCTGTTAAAAGAGAGTTCAATTGTCGTTGATTACACACACAAAATTGTCGGGACAGAAACATATGCCGGAAAAACCTGTTACAAAATTCAACTAATACCAAAAGAAGATGCTGCAGTTGTTTGGGGAAAACTGGTCAAATGGATCACAAAAGACGGTTACCTCCAGTTAAAAACAGAATATTACGATGAAGACGGTTATCTTATTAAAACAGAAAAGGCATCGAAAATTAAGATGATGAGCGGCAGAGAGATACCAACTTATTTTGAATTGATCCCGGAAGAAGAACCGGGAAATAAAACCATTGTTGTCATGGATAAAGTCGTTTATGATATTAATGTTTCTGAAAACTTTTTTTCTCAACAAAATATGAAAAAAGGAATGACCTTAAGATTTCCGATTGAATATTGA
- a CDS encoding FHA domain-containing protein produces MKHTTFILLLFLFISSYLNAQDDFKVVKIDNSDYPYIELYVRTNKSTDPKDFSVYENNKKVDFISDTILLKDYRKERSILFVTEENPDEDIKTALIKAIRTFTETDKMNLAVILDEDTSNNVIHYVSPEFTNNHSFFINALEQKILDGICYDVNRKNLKTTESIEQNMFSKQEAFSNKGIIFLMNDLKLKPEPCSNILKGPTIPVYVLLTKDIRESSQNELINICTETGGIFTISNQNEIEKYMNLYLEDIALQINETKSELYSIIFETGQTRDKNFFKIRYKDQSRQYIFTKPQKYMLSLRERILIILSASLFFILLLIVLRKKRKRKNYVSSINGIKEKVIITKEPPKPIEINVKTKGFNKTYFLEKHIIRIGRSSDNDIIIPDRTVSGSHAVINKEGDEYMIQDIGSTNGVLLNQKKIKKHKLRSKDKIKLGGAILVVRI; encoded by the coding sequence TTGAAACATACTACTTTCATATTGCTGTTATTTCTATTTATAAGCTCTTATTTAAATGCTCAAGATGATTTTAAAGTTGTAAAAATTGATAATTCAGACTATCCGTATATTGAATTGTATGTCAGGACTAATAAAAGCACAGACCCAAAAGATTTTTCTGTTTACGAGAATAATAAAAAAGTTGATTTTATTAGTGATACAATTCTGTTGAAAGATTACAGAAAAGAACGTTCAATATTATTTGTAACCGAAGAAAATCCCGATGAAGACATAAAAACAGCTCTAATTAAGGCGATAAGAACATTTACGGAAACCGATAAGATGAATTTAGCAGTTATATTAGACGAAGATACGAGTAATAATGTTATTCATTATGTCAGCCCGGAATTCACTAATAATCATTCTTTTTTCATTAATGCTTTAGAACAAAAAATCTTGGATGGTATATGTTATGATGTGAATCGGAAAAATTTAAAAACAACTGAATCAATTGAGCAAAATATGTTTTCAAAACAAGAAGCATTTTCAAATAAAGGAATAATATTTTTAATGAATGATTTAAAATTAAAACCGGAGCCTTGCTCAAACATTTTAAAAGGCCCTACTATTCCTGTATATGTATTATTAACAAAAGATATAAGAGAATCTTCGCAGAATGAACTAATTAATATTTGTACTGAAACCGGAGGTATTTTCACTATTTCTAATCAAAATGAGATTGAAAAATATATGAATTTATATTTAGAAGATATAGCTTTGCAAATAAATGAGACAAAATCAGAATTATACAGTATAATATTTGAAACCGGTCAAACGAGAGACAAGAATTTTTTTAAAATAAGATATAAAGATCAATCAAGGCAATATATTTTTACAAAGCCTCAAAAATATATGCTTAGTTTAAGAGAAAGGATTTTAATTATTTTATCAGCATCATTATTTTTTATATTGCTTTTAATTGTTTTAAGAAAGAAAAGAAAAAGGAAAAATTATGTATCATCAATCAACGGGATAAAAGAAAAAGTCATTATAACAAAAGAACCTCCCAAACCAATTGAAATTAACGTGAAGACAAAAGGATTTAATAAGACCTATTTTCTTGAAAAACATATAATAAGAATCGGCAGAAGTTCCGATAATGATATTATTATTCCGGACAGAACGGTTTCCGGATCACATGCTGTGATTAATAAAGAAGGGGATGAGTATATGATACAAGATATTGGCAGTACTAACGGAGTATTATTGAATCAGAAAAAAATCAAAAAACACAAATTAAGGTCAAAAGATAAGATAAAATTAGGCGGGGCTATTTTGGTTGTCAGGATTTAG